Within the Roseicitreum antarcticum genome, the region TCTGGCCCAATCCCGCCGTGGGCTGCGTGATCGTACAGGGCACGCGGATTGTCGGGCGCGGCTGGACGCAACCCGGCGGGCGCCCCCATGCCGAACGCCGGGCGCTGGATCAGGCGGGCGCGCAGGCGCGCGGCGCCACCGCCTATGTCAGCCTTGAGCCCTGCGCGCATCACGGCAAGACCCCGCCCTGCGCGCAAGCGCTGATTGCCGCCGGGGTCGCCCGCGTTGTCACCGCCCTGACAGACCCGGACCCCCGAGTGGAGGGCAATGGCCATGCGATGCTGCGCGCGGCGGGGGTCGAAGTCATCGAAGGGGTCTGCGCCGACGCCGCGCACGCGGCCAATGCGGGTTTCTTGTCGCGCATCACGCGCGGCCGCCCCCTTGTGACGCTGAAACTGGCGCTGACGCTGGACGGGCGCATCGCCACCGCCACGGGCGAAAGCCGCTGGATTACCGGCGCGGCGGCGCGGCGCATGGTGCATGGCATGCGCGCCAACCATGATGCGGTGCTGGTAGGCGTGGGCACCGCGCTGGCCGATGACCCCGACCTGCGGGTGCGCGATCTGGGCGTGGCGCATCAGCCGGTGCGGCTGATCGCCGACAGTACCCTGCGC harbors:
- the ribD gene encoding bifunctional diaminohydroxyphosphoribosylaminopyrimidine deaminase/5-amino-6-(5-phosphoribosylamino)uracil reductase RibD, which codes for MRLAISLGTRGLGRVWPNPAVGCVIVQGTRIVGRGWTQPGGRPHAERRALDQAGAQARGATAYVSLEPCAHHGKTPPCAQALIAAGVARVVTALTDPDPRVEGNGHAMLRAAGVEVIEGVCADAAHAANAGFLSRITRGRPLVTLKLALTLDGRIATATGESRWITGAAARRMVHGMRANHDAVLVGVGTALADDPDLRVRDLGVAHQPVRLIADSTLRLPPDSRLGRTARDVPVGVLHGMTAPRAAQDAWAATGARLIACNSDADRQLDMADALSQLAVLGLTRILCEGGGTLAATLLRQGLVDRLICISAGKVIGGDGISAVAPMGLRALQDAAGFDLTESRTLGDDVMHSWVRRAG